From Thalassotalea euphylliae, the proteins below share one genomic window:
- a CDS encoding DUF6817 domain-containing protein → MANTINNKFTALQAMGAGEFVHLNGSLIEHLSSTYQLLKNWGASTVLCDAGLYHAAYGTAGFDAHMLSLHQRDQVAKLIGQEAEAIVYLYCACDRDFTFAKLSASKAIAFKDRFTNSTFSLTDQQAREFCELTVANELELVIASEPFKAEHGGGLKRLFNNMQAWLSNSAISAYQQALHDS, encoded by the coding sequence ATGGCGAATACAATAAACAATAAGTTTACCGCCTTACAAGCCATGGGCGCTGGTGAGTTTGTTCACCTTAATGGCTCGCTTATCGAACACTTGTCTTCAACCTACCAACTGCTTAAAAACTGGGGCGCGAGCACAGTACTTTGCGATGCGGGCTTGTATCATGCAGCTTATGGCACTGCCGGATTTGATGCGCACATGCTTTCTCTACACCAACGAGATCAAGTTGCGAAGCTCATCGGCCAAGAGGCAGAAGCGATTGTTTATTTGTATTGTGCGTGTGATCGCGATTTTACCTTCGCCAAGCTTAGTGCCAGCAAAGCGATTGCGTTTAAAGATAGATTTACCAATAGCACTTTTAGCTTAACCGACCAACAAGCACGAGAATTTTGCGAGCTAACCGTAGCAAACGAACTTGAATTAGTCATCGCCAGCGAGCCATTTAAAGCCGAACATGGTGGAGGACTAAAGCGCTTATTCAACAACATGCAGGCTTGGTTGAGCAATAGTGCGATCAGCGCGTACCAACAGGCTTTACATGACAGCTAA